In Streptomyces sp. P3, one DNA window encodes the following:
- a CDS encoding GNAT family N-acetyltransferase, with protein sequence MTSEAGHGAAARAATDMRVLRQDEWDTWYDALVRAFGGVPESLEERELYRSLTPYDRCLGVWDGDICVATAGAYDFRLTVPGGASTPAAGVTMVGVSATHRRRGILTSMMRRLLDDTRAEGRPLAVLTASEPDIYGRFGYGAATFGLYAEIDTSRVRLAVPDGTDEVRLRYADPGAELAVCEAVYARTVPGRAGMLARRPGWERLGLLDPESERGGASPLQCVLAERDGEVTGYARFRVRPEWRHSGQNGRVLLQDLTAVDAPSQAALWRFLFEVDLTTSLEVRGRPVDEGWQHLVSDIRRCELRVRDALYVRLVEVGAALEARTYQTPVDVVLDVEDAFCPWNSGRWRLSGDAKGAVCSRTSDTADLALSVRELGAAYLGGVSLAALGAAGRVREIRRGALAEAASGFGSVTAPWLPHGF encoded by the coding sequence ATGACGAGTGAGGCGGGTCACGGCGCAGCGGCGCGGGCGGCGACCGACATGCGGGTGCTGCGGCAGGACGAATGGGACACCTGGTACGACGCTCTGGTGCGCGCCTTCGGCGGGGTCCCCGAGTCGCTCGAGGAGCGGGAGCTTTACCGGTCGCTCACCCCGTACGACCGCTGCCTCGGCGTCTGGGACGGCGACATCTGCGTGGCGACGGCGGGAGCGTACGACTTCCGGCTGACCGTGCCCGGCGGGGCGTCGACGCCGGCTGCGGGCGTGACAATGGTCGGGGTGAGCGCGACGCACCGGCGGCGCGGGATTCTGACGTCGATGATGCGGCGGCTGCTGGACGACACGCGCGCGGAGGGGCGCCCGCTCGCCGTTCTCACCGCCTCCGAGCCGGACATCTACGGACGGTTCGGGTACGGCGCGGCGACCTTCGGACTGTACGCGGAGATCGACACCAGCCGGGTGCGGTTGGCCGTCCCGGACGGGACGGACGAGGTCCGGCTGCGGTACGCCGACCCCGGCGCGGAACTCGCCGTGTGCGAGGCGGTGTACGCGCGTACGGTGCCCGGCCGGGCCGGGATGCTCGCGCGGCGGCCCGGCTGGGAACGGCTGGGGCTGCTCGATCCCGAGAGCGAGCGGGGCGGGGCGTCGCCGCTGCAGTGCGTGCTCGCCGAGCGGGACGGCGAGGTCACCGGTTACGCCCGGTTCCGGGTGCGCCCCGAGTGGAGGCACAGCGGGCAGAACGGGCGGGTGCTGCTCCAGGATCTGACCGCGGTCGACGCGCCGTCGCAGGCCGCGTTGTGGCGGTTCCTGTTCGAGGTCGACCTCACCACCTCGCTCGAGGTGCGGGGACGGCCGGTGGACGAGGGGTGGCAGCATCTCGTGTCCGACATCCGGCGATGCGAACTGCGGGTGCGGGACGCGTTGTACGTGCGGCTCGTGGAGGTAGGCGCGGCGCTGGAGGCGCGGACGTACCAGACGCCGGTGGACGTGGTGCTCGATGTCGAGGACGCCTTCTGCCCCTGGAACTCCGGGCGTTGGCGGCTCTCCGGGGACGCCAAGGGCGCGGTGTGCTCGCGGACCTCCGACACTGCCGACCTCGCTCTGTCGGTACGGGAGTTGGGGGCGGCCTACCTCGGCGGGGTGAGCCTGGCGGCACTGGGTGCGGCCGGACGGGTGCGGGAGATCAGGCGGGGAGCACTGGCGGAGGCGGCGTCGGGGTTCGGGTCGGTCACGGCGCCGTGGCTGCCGCACGGCTTCTAG
- a CDS encoding PP2C family protein-serine/threonine phosphatase, whose product MAAGRQRRAEAETLTARLKHLMHRVRTGVRRSAVDYFRGDGSDWIALAFLLLTVPLIAATTLANSVWCSPAALVLPIVTGGLLLRPSSLLGLYAAAATALIVESVRLGPYTEGPSRVTPGVVLVVAACGFFGLLIAQFRSRVGVPWRRGGTMLFDLRERIRVQSKLPSLPPGWHHEMALRPAGGQSFSGDFVVAARTNGGRTLEVVLTDVSGKGMDAGSRALLLSGAFGGLLGSLPPHAFLPAANGYLLRQDWEEGFATSIHLVLDLDSGDYELYSAGHPPGLQLSAGSGCWEEKAAEGPLLGVYDGAQFDPVKGSLRPGDVLMLFTDGLVETSDRDIVEGIDRLTGAADRYVAGGFQGAAWHLIEAVAKDVNDDRALLLICHEGPTTQSAALS is encoded by the coding sequence ATGGCAGCAGGACGACAGCGGCGCGCGGAAGCCGAGACGTTGACGGCCCGGTTGAAGCACTTGATGCACCGGGTCCGCACCGGCGTGCGCCGAAGCGCCGTCGACTACTTCCGTGGTGACGGCTCGGACTGGATCGCGCTCGCCTTCCTGCTGCTCACCGTCCCGCTGATCGCCGCCACCACGCTCGCCAACTCGGTGTGGTGCTCCCCGGCCGCCCTCGTCCTGCCGATCGTCACCGGCGGCCTGCTGCTGCGCCCGTCGAGTCTGCTCGGGCTGTACGCGGCGGCCGCGACGGCCCTCATCGTGGAGTCGGTGCGGCTGGGCCCGTACACGGAGGGCCCCTCCCGGGTCACGCCCGGCGTGGTGCTCGTGGTCGCCGCATGCGGTTTCTTCGGGCTGCTCATCGCCCAGTTCCGCAGCCGTGTCGGCGTCCCCTGGCGGCGCGGCGGCACGATGCTGTTCGACCTGCGCGAACGCATCCGCGTGCAGAGCAAGTTGCCGAGTCTGCCGCCGGGCTGGCACCACGAGATGGCGCTGCGGCCCGCGGGCGGCCAGTCGTTCTCCGGGGACTTCGTCGTCGCGGCCCGCACCAACGGCGGCCGCACTCTCGAGGTCGTCCTCACCGACGTCTCCGGCAAGGGCATGGACGCCGGTTCGCGCGCGCTGCTGCTGTCGGGCGCCTTCGGCGGCCTGCTCGGCTCGCTGCCCCCGCACGCCTTCCTCCCGGCCGCCAACGGCTATCTGCTGCGCCAGGACTGGGAGGAGGGCTTCGCGACCTCCATCCACCTCGTCCTCGACCTCGACTCGGGCGACTACGAGCTCTACTCGGCCGGGCACCCGCCGGGCCTCCAGCTCAGCGCGGGCAGCGGCTGCTGGGAGGAGAAGGCCGCCGAGGGGCCCCTCCTCGGGGTGTACGACGGCGCCCAGTTCGACCCGGTGAAGGGATCGCTGCGCCCCGGCGACGTCCTGATGCTCTTCACCGACGGCCTGGTGGAGACCTCCGACCGGGACATCGTCGAGGGCATCGACCGCCTCACCGGCGCGGCCGACCGCTATGTCGCCGGCGGTTTCCAGGGCGCCGCCTGGCACCTGATCGAGGCCGTCGCGAAGGACGTCAACGACGACCGTGCTCTGCTGCTGATCTGCCACGAGGGCCCGACGACCCAGTCGGCGGCGCTGTCCTGA
- a CDS encoding HD domain-containing protein has translation MLTLSEVEALARAAHEGQTDKAGRPYAEHLRAVAEGVRERGGDDEQIAAAWLHDAVEDDALTEAWLAAAALSDRTKAVVLAVTKRVGETPEAYATRVLATPGALLVKEADLAHNADPARLAVLDAPTRARLTEKYVRMRALLGLATPFERSPRNGPPG, from the coding sequence TTGCTGACCCTGTCCGAGGTCGAGGCCCTCGCCCGGGCCGCCCACGAGGGGCAGACCGACAAGGCGGGCCGCCCCTACGCCGAACACCTCCGGGCGGTCGCGGAGGGGGTGCGCGAGCGTGGCGGAGACGACGAGCAGATCGCTGCCGCCTGGCTGCACGACGCCGTCGAGGACGACGCCCTCACCGAGGCCTGGCTGGCGGCCGCCGCGCTGAGCGACCGCACGAAGGCCGTCGTCCTCGCCGTGACCAAGCGGGTGGGGGAGACGCCCGAGGCGTACGCGACCCGCGTCCTGGCCACGCCGGGCGCCCTGCTGGTGAAGGAGGCGGACCTGGCCCACAACGCGGACCCCGCCCGGCTGGCGGTCCTGGACGCGCCCACCCGCGCACGACTGACGGAGAAGTACGTGCGCATGCGCGCACTCCTCGGCCTCGCCACGCCATTTGAACGGTCCCCCCGGAACGGACCCCCGGGATGA
- a CDS encoding acyltransferase family protein → MFHAASSLVPSTRSSPNQDDQDDQHGHNGRRGRARDRSAERSTPRPSAQRDAFFDNAKYLAIVLVALGHSWEPLKGDSRVLQAAYMFVYTFHMPAFIVVSGFFSRSFDGSPTRLKRLITGVAVPYVVFETAYPVFRRYVDHNPAQEISLLDPWYLTWFLCALFVWRLTTPVWKLVRHPLPVALGLAMLATVTPAIGDDLDLQRVLQFLPFFVLGLCLRPEHFRLVRRRPVRIAAVPVFALALAFAYWAVPRMNVSWLYHRDSAQELGAPWWAGPVMQFALFGCSLLLTACFFSWVPGRTMWFTVLGAGTLYGYLLHGFLIKTADYRGWFEHPALHRPLGEIAVSVAVAVAVTLLCTPPVRRVFRFVMEPRMEWAFKQDAARLAREREKGDRREESRRRETDESVAGGVGG, encoded by the coding sequence ATGTTCCACGCCGCCTCGTCTCTCGTTCCGAGCACGCGCTCGTCCCCGAACCAGGACGACCAGGACGACCAGCACGGTCACAACGGTCGGCGCGGCCGGGCCCGGGACAGATCCGCCGAGCGCTCGACCCCACGCCCGTCCGCGCAGCGTGACGCGTTCTTCGACAACGCCAAGTACCTGGCGATCGTGCTGGTGGCCCTGGGACACTCCTGGGAGCCCCTCAAGGGCGACAGCCGGGTGCTGCAGGCGGCCTACATGTTCGTGTACACGTTCCACATGCCGGCGTTCATCGTCGTCTCCGGCTTCTTCTCCCGGAGTTTCGACGGCAGCCCCACCCGGCTCAAGCGCCTGATCACGGGCGTCGCCGTGCCGTACGTCGTCTTCGAGACCGCCTATCCTGTCTTCCGGCGCTACGTCGACCACAACCCCGCCCAGGAGATCAGCCTTCTCGACCCCTGGTACCTCACCTGGTTCCTGTGCGCGCTGTTCGTCTGGCGGCTCACCACGCCCGTCTGGAAGCTCGTCCGGCATCCGCTGCCGGTGGCGCTGGGCCTCGCCATGCTGGCGACCGTCACCCCCGCCATCGGCGACGACCTGGACCTCCAGCGGGTCCTGCAGTTCCTGCCGTTCTTCGTGCTGGGCCTGTGCCTCAGGCCCGAGCACTTCCGGCTGGTGCGCCGGCGCCCGGTACGGATCGCGGCCGTGCCGGTGTTCGCGCTGGCGCTCGCCTTCGCCTACTGGGCGGTGCCGCGGATGAACGTCTCCTGGCTCTACCATCGCGACTCCGCGCAGGAGCTGGGCGCCCCCTGGTGGGCCGGGCCCGTGATGCAGTTCGCCCTGTTCGGCTGCTCCCTGCTGCTGACGGCCTGCTTCTTCTCCTGGGTGCCGGGCCGCACGATGTGGTTCACGGTCCTCGGCGCGGGCACGCTGTACGGCTATCTGCTGCACGGCTTCCTCATCAAGACCGCCGACTACCGCGGCTGGTTCGAGCACCCCGCGCTGCACCGGCCGCTCGGGGAGATCGCCGTCAGCGTCGCCGTGGCCGTGGCCGTCACCCTGTTGTGCACCCCGCCGGTACGACGCGTCTTCCGGTTCGTGATGGAGCCGAGGATGGAGTGGGCCTTCAAGCAGGACGCCGCCCGGCTCGCCCGCGAGCGTGAGAAGGGCGACCGGCGCGAGGAGAGCCGGAGGCGCGAGACGGACGAGTCGGTCGCGGGCGGGGTCGGGGGCTGA